Genomic segment of Eleutherodactylus coqui strain aEleCoq1 chromosome 1, aEleCoq1.hap1, whole genome shotgun sequence:
AGGgtaagaggggagggggaagctaCGTGCCCGGTAGTCAAGGGGCCGGTAGCGGGACAGAGGGTGGGGGAAGGCGGCAGGCGGGGGTTAGCGGCATGACGCAAGGAAGCTGGCGCAGCGATGCAAGGATTGATAGCTCGTCTTTGGAGTCTGGTGAGCATTGTACACGTCGGGAGGCGCCCCATTTCGCTAGAGGGTACAGGCGAACGGAAGCGGTGGACAGGAGTGGTAGGCACAGCGGCCATGGGACTTTGGTTTGCGCTTCGCAGCAGGCTTTACCATGTTCACCGGCTTCCGCCACAGATGAGAGGCGGGCCTCACATACCGAAAGGCAGGGCGAATGGGCCGCAGCCTCCAGGGCGTCCTATGGCTGTAGCGTACtaccccgtggtgtctcccgtaatagggacagggtacgacacgcggtggcgagtccggaaaggagccaaccgggaccgagtcacccgtctttcccctcggcagggccggaggacgaattggagggtgagtcccaatgtgatagagtgtggggtgattcgtcgcccaataacgtgaataactttatggtagcgctgagagcgctggtgaatgAGTTTGATAAAGGTAAAGGAACGGTGTCGTGTGGTAACCCGGCGAGACGAGACTCGCCCGTGGTTGGTCAAAGGTAAAGGTATGGTGACGAGTGTTAACCCGGGGAGTCCCGTGGTTGGTGATGTGGCTCACGCTGCCGGGTGTTCGTCAGTGGTGGCGACCGGAAAAggcgaagagtcggtaaaagatggtctGCGTTTTTTCAGACTCCTTATTTGgtggcgtggccccgctgggggtgggcctcgcggaggacacaattgaaaaaattaaaagtggagtacacgtggacatttggtcgctcctatcggtggagcatgtgtCGGTGGATAAGGAGCGCTTCGCAGAACGGGACAAGAAGCCCAAAATAGCGAAAACATTGagcaattggctacaagccatggtgaccctggctcacgtcatatgccagtaccagccgggtaaaggcccggagctactggtatatattaacactattcatagcgcttacaagctgcacggaggtgcggcatggtggcgctatgacgaagattttcgtcgaAGAATTTCGGGAACGAGTAATGTGAGCTGGGCGACAAAGGCGacagatgcttggatccagttgatcctgGCACAAAAGCCGACGAAGCCCCTTTTTCAGAGCAATAGTACGGTTACTGGTGGGCAGCAGGCACCCGTTCCACATAAGCCCTCGGGTCCCTGCTGGGCATTTAATGAAGGAAACTGTCGGTTTCTTGCAGCATGTaagttccggcacgagtgctcctttTGCGGCGGTGCGCACGCAGCGGTACAATGTTTcggagacaaaagcaaaacttgcCCGCGGCAACAGCGTTGCCCGGGGGCAACTCCAGTGAACGCGCTGTTCCTGGAGGAGTGGTTAGACAAATACCACAGGAGACGGGagcaaaccttcttaaagaaggttTTAACACGGGTTTCGTCATTCCGCACCAACCGGGTTCGGCGTTAAAGCTTAGCcgcaatttaaaatcggcgtacgataataaagagatggtgatggagaagctgttaaaggaggtagaactgggtcggatggcggggcctTTTCAGGAACCGCCATTTGAGAACTTACGCGTTTCAcctttgggcttggtaccaaaGAAGGAACCGGGTaggttccggcttatccatcacctatcctacccgacgggcgagtcagtcaacgacgggatttccaaGGAGCAAACAGCCGTATCGTATACTTCTTTCGATAGGGCTGTCTGCCTAGTACGGCAGGCCGGAAAGGGGGCTCTGTTGGCAAAAGCCGATATCGAGTCCGCTTTTCGACTATTACCGGTGCATCCAGattgtttccacttgttgggctgccgtttggacggcttatattttgtggatatgtgcttaccgatggggtgttccatctcttgttattactttgaagTGTTCAGTTCATTTCTGGACTGGATGCTTCGATATGAGACGGGCATCCGATCGGTGTTGCATTGtctggatgatttccttttcGTCGGGCCATCAGATTCCGAGGTATGCGGGTTGTTATTGGCATCATTTCAGGATATGATGGGAAAAGCGGGAGTACCGCTGTCACGCGAAAAACGGTCGGTCCGGTGACATGTCTTACTtttttaggcattgaaatcgATACCATGGCAATGGTATTTCGTTTACCGGACGAGAAAGTAGCGCGGTTGCAGCAAGAGGTTAAGTTGGTTGGCAGTTCTAAgaaagttacactgcaccagctccaAGTAATTATCGGCTTGCtaaattttgcgtgtcgggtcattccgatgggccgcccgtttgcaaggcggctgtcattggcgacagtcgggattaaagagaaacaccacttcgtcagagtgacaaagggtatgaaggaggacttgcacacatggcaagtctttcttcaaacgTTTAATGGTCAGGTGATTTTTCAAGCTGCGGAAGTTGCAAACGAGGAGCTGGGACTGATGTCGGATGCATCGGGCTCCTGTGGTTTCGgtgtaattttggaggacagttggtgcagtgcaccttggcccagagaatggttcgaaagacggtgggtgaagaacagaacactgctggagatttttccgctaatggtggcggtggagatctgggggccgattttggaaaacaggaacatctgcttctggtcggataaccaggCAGTAGTGACAGCGGTGAACAGGCAGACGtccagatctcccttggttttggcagttttacgCCATTTGGTCTTGCGATGCCTGCAGAGTAATATTAAGCTGAAGGCGAGATACGTACCCGGAGTAAacaataacacggctgacgctctttctcgtttccagatggagagattcagggaactccacccgacagcggatgtcaaaggggtatgttgcccggcgatcttatgggagatagtagaagagagctcacgactctgattcgcaactccgttgcggaatcgacgtggaagCGATATAATGCTATATGGAAAAGGTGgttgatggcagcagggggacaattACCTGAGGGAGCGCGGGCAAGAGCGGTGACGTTAGACGTTATAGCGGAGCTGCGGCGTCGCGATGCATCGGCGAGCTCGGCGCGCAAGCACTTATCGGCCATTGCGTCTTTGTTGCGCATGCACGGACGGCGTGACGTGACGAAGGAGTTTGTCTTCGGACAGATTCttaaaggttggaaaaaagaagggtcgtcaagagacgacaggcggccgataaCATTTGAGCTGTTAAAGGCGATGCTgaacgttttgggagcagtgtgcaaagatgaaagcgaggtgctgctctttcgggtggcgttttcgttagcgtttttcgcggcattgagACTGAGTGAAATAGTGGCCCCCAGCTGTAGGAAGCTGGGGGGGTTGCGTTTCGAGGATGTTCTATGCGGTACAGATGATATAAAGctatgcatcaaaaagtccaagactgatgtttatggcgcaggcgagtggctGCGCTTGACGGCGTTGGGGACAGCGGCTTGTCCTGTGGCGTTGCTGAGACAGTTTTTGTCACGGCACAGCGGAAAAGGACAACTATTGGCGCATGCTTCAGGAGCCCCACTGACCAAGTTCCAGTTCGGGGCGGTTATGCGCACATGCTTGAAGCGATTAGGTTTAGAGCCCAGCGAGTTTGGCACGCATTCTTTCAGGATCGGCGCAGCAACGTCTGCGTTTGCTTGCGGATTGAGAGGAGACGAGGTGAAGCGAGTTggacgctggaggtcggaggcgtacaAGTCGTACGTCCGACCAAATTTGAGAGTGTTATAGTTTAGgttacattgtggtgtgccgttatgtgtttattt
This window contains:
- the LOC136620859 gene encoding uncharacterized protein — protein: MDQLVLQIKEAVASQGPDWLMRMAVEFGATPSGEAGAGEDQPVQMVASAPRGRPQRRRIPPTRLSPSPAVKKGGQHASPRPARSSIGGGARPQRAAAGSNMGVTGRSAGRTRENPEVLTGTSAAASGADERRASHTERQGEWAAASRASYGCSVLPRGVSRNRDRVRHAVASPERSQPGPSHPSFPSAGPEDELEDGEIQGTPPDSGCQRGMLPGDLMGDSRRELTTLIRNSVAESTWKRYNAIWKRWLMAAGGQLPEGARARAVTLDVIAELRRRDASASSARKHLSAIASLLRMHGRRDVTKEFVFGQILKGWKKEGSSRDDRRPITFELLKAMLNVLGAVCKDESEVLLFRVAFSLAFFAALRLSEIVAPSCRKLGGLRFEDVLCGTDDIKLCIKKSKTDVYGAGEWLRLTALGTAACPVALLRQFLSRHSGKGQLLAHASGAPLTKFQFGAVMRTCLKRLGLEPSEFGTHSFRIGAATSAFACGLRGDEVKRVGRWRSEAYKSYVRPNLRVL